In Hwangdonia lutea, a single window of DNA contains:
- a CDS encoding helix-turn-helix domain-containing protein, which yields MENPFEIINDKLEHIETMLENIFTSIGKNDTTTITPKIMDITQLTEYLGLSKSHIYKLTSTHNIPHSKRGKRLYFDKEKINEWVLENEIWTQKDIEKQAANYLIKKRKHF from the coding sequence ATGGAAAATCCTTTTGAAATCATCAATGATAAATTAGAACATATTGAAACTATGTTAGAAAATATCTTTACAAGCATTGGTAAAAATGACACTACTACCATTACACCTAAAATAATGGATATAACACAACTGACTGAGTATTTAGGTTTATCGAAATCTCATATTTATAAATTAACAAGCACACATAATATACCTCATTCAAAACGTGGTAAACGCTTATATTTTGATAAAGAGAAAATCAATGAATGGGTTTTGGAAAATGAAATTTGGACTCAAAAAGATATTGAGAAACAAGCTGCTAATTATTTGATAAAAAAACGAAAACACTTTTAG
- a CDS encoding type I restriction-modification system subunit M, with protein MTAKQKQDKLGQTLWDIADSLRGAMNADDFRDYMLSFLFLRYLSDNYETSVKKELGSDYPKLDEEDSRTPLSVWYQDNPEFIADFEKQMRRKVHYVIEPAYLWNSIAELARTQNSELLLTLQKGFKYIENESFDNSFKGLFSEINLDSEKLGKNYEARNKKLCTIIQKIAEGIEGFDTDTDSLGNAYEYLIGQFAAGSGKKAGEFYTPQELSTVLSEIVSLDSQNPKAGKKKKINKVLDFACGSGSLLLNVKNKIEKQEGGGTISRIYGQEKNITTYNLARMNMLLHGVKDSEFEIFHGDTLKNDWDILNEMNPAKKVEFDAIVANPPFSLRWNPSETTAEDFRFKNYGLAPKSAADFAFLLHGFHFLSDEGTMAIILPHGVLFRGGAEQRIRTKLLKDGNIDTVIGLPSNLFFSTGIPVCILVLKKCKKEDDVLFINASGDENFAKEKRQNFLRKKDIKRIVDTYQNRPELEERYARSVSMEEIEKNDFNLNISRYVSTAKPEPIINLKEVNTKIVDVEKRIKASREEHNSYLKELGLDGI; from the coding sequence ATGACAGCAAAACAAAAACAGGACAAATTAGGTCAAACACTTTGGGATATAGCAGATAGTTTAAGAGGAGCAATGAATGCGGATGATTTTCGTGATTATATGTTGTCATTTCTCTTTTTACGTTATTTATCAGACAACTACGAAACCTCAGTTAAAAAAGAATTAGGGTCTGATTATCCAAAATTAGATGAAGAAGATAGTCGTACACCGTTATCGGTTTGGTATCAAGACAATCCAGAGTTTATTGCAGACTTTGAAAAACAAATGCGTAGAAAAGTACACTACGTTATTGAGCCAGCATATTTATGGAATAGCATTGCAGAATTGGCAAGAACACAGAATAGCGAACTATTATTAACCTTACAAAAAGGGTTTAAATACATAGAAAACGAATCGTTTGATAATTCCTTTAAAGGTCTATTCTCAGAAATCAATTTAGATTCAGAAAAGTTGGGTAAAAATTATGAAGCTAGAAACAAAAAGCTTTGTACTATCATCCAAAAAATCGCAGAAGGTATTGAAGGTTTCGATACAGATACCGATAGTTTAGGTAATGCTTACGAGTACTTAATTGGTCAGTTTGCAGCAGGTTCAGGTAAAAAGGCAGGAGAATTTTATACCCCACAAGAATTATCTACCGTACTTTCAGAAATAGTAAGTTTAGACAGTCAAAACCCAAAAGCTGGAAAAAAGAAAAAAATCAATAAGGTATTAGATTTTGCTTGTGGTTCTGGGTCATTGCTATTAAATGTAAAGAATAAAATAGAAAAACAAGAAGGTGGTGGTACAATAAGTAGAATATATGGTCAAGAAAAGAATATAACCACTTACAACTTAGCACGTATGAATATGTTGTTGCACGGTGTTAAGGATTCTGAGTTTGAAATATTTCACGGTGATACCTTAAAAAATGATTGGGATATTTTGAATGAAATGAACCCAGCTAAAAAAGTAGAGTTTGATGCTATTGTAGCAAATCCACCATTTAGTTTACGTTGGAATCCAAGTGAAACCACAGCAGAAGATTTTAGATTCAAAAATTATGGTTTAGCACCTAAATCGGCAGCAGATTTTGCATTCTTATTACACGGTTTTCACTTTTTAAGCGATGAAGGTACGATGGCTATTATATTACCACACGGTGTGTTATTTAGAGGTGGTGCAGAACAACGTATTCGCACAAAATTATTAAAAGATGGTAACATCGACACAGTAATTGGTTTGCCTTCAAATTTATTCTTTTCAACAGGTATTCCGGTATGTATTTTAGTTTTGAAGAAATGTAAAAAAGAAGATGATGTATTGTTTATAAATGCTAGTGGTGATGAGAATTTTGCAAAAGAAAAACGTCAAAACTTTTTACGAAAAAAAGATATAAAGAGAATAGTTGATACCTATCAAAACAGACCAGAACTAGAAGAGAGATATGCACGTAGCGTATCAATGGAAGAAATTGAGAAAAACGATTTCAATCTTAATATTTCACGTTACGTAAGTACAGCAAAACCAGAACCAATTATCAACTTAAAAGAGGTTAATACTAAAATAGTAGATGTTGAAAAAAGAATAAAAGCAAGTAGAGAAGAACATAACTCTTATTTAAAAGAATTAGGTTTGGATGGTATTTAA
- a CDS encoding AAA family ATPase: protein MSKKFEKNISDIANQLVGLEKNINLIYAFNGTGKTRLSVAYKDVTKTNNGGSHSGVYYNAYSEDLFNWDNDEENNGTDIKLKLAKSSLNQFHPLLDEINLQDKLASYQPKFDYRFEYFDELNDGIKYIRFYNKKEDEEPLEEPEGVEQKKEEKKEEEERPIKISRGEEQIFVWCFFLALFEVDGWTGEDNQSTHFFIDDPVSSLDDHNIFVTISSLVDLIDKHFKKRKIIITTHHIGFFSVLADWLTRGEKASRYQEQVDIYKLKNNNGTIQLVGPRKEVFLYHLELLRVIKEAKDKDEIYVYHFALLRQILENISSFLGVRNFSHVLKEIGFSDAEKQAQIVNIMAHKSVFRYELREPVPDNKKLIIEIFEAIQKKYKFVLHA from the coding sequence ATGAGTAAAAAGTTTGAAAAAAACATAAGCGATATTGCAAATCAGTTAGTTGGTTTAGAAAAAAATATAAACCTTATTTACGCATTTAATGGCACTGGTAAAACAAGACTGTCTGTTGCGTATAAGGATGTAACTAAAACCAATAACGGTGGCAGTCATTCTGGTGTGTATTATAATGCTTATAGTGAAGATTTATTTAATTGGGATAATGATGAAGAAAATAATGGCACAGATATAAAACTCAAACTTGCCAAAAGCAGTTTAAATCAATTCCACCCTTTACTAGATGAAATTAACCTACAAGATAAATTAGCATCATATCAGCCTAAATTTGATTATAGGTTTGAGTACTTTGATGAATTAAATGATGGTATTAAGTACATTAGGTTTTATAATAAAAAAGAAGATGAAGAACCTTTAGAAGAACCTGAGGGTGTAGAGCAAAAAAAGGAAGAGAAGAAAGAGGAAGAGGAAAGACCAATTAAAATTTCAAGAGGAGAAGAGCAAATATTCGTTTGGTGTTTCTTTTTAGCTTTGTTTGAAGTTGATGGATGGACTGGAGAAGACAATCAATCGACACATTTTTTTATTGACGATCCTGTTTCAAGTTTAGACGACCATAACATTTTTGTTACAATATCTTCTCTTGTGGATTTAATAGATAAGCATTTCAAAAAGAGAAAAATAATAATAACAACCCATCATATCGGTTTCTTTTCTGTGTTGGCGGATTGGTTAACGAGAGGAGAAAAAGCATCACGTTATCAGGAGCAAGTAGATATTTACAAGTTAAAAAATAATAACGGTACAATTCAATTAGTCGGCCCAAGAAAGGAAGTCTTTTTATATCATTTAGAATTATTAAGGGTAATAAAAGAAGCTAAAGATAAAGACGAAATATATGTGTATCACTTTGCTTTGTTAAGGCAAATATTGGAAAATATTAGTTCTTTTCTAGGAGTTAGGAATTTTTCACACGTTTTAAAGGAAATAGGCTTTTCAGATGCAGAAAAGCAAGCTCAAATAGTCAATATTATGGCTCATAAATCAGTATTTAGATATGAACTCAGAGAGCCAGTGCCAGATAATAAAAAGCTGATAATAGAAATATTTGAAGCAATACAGAAAAAATATAAATTCGTTTTACACGCATAA
- a CDS encoding restriction endonuclease subunit S, which translates to MNKEEQVLPELRFPEFNKEGKWEITTIGQMGSFYYGKSAPKWSLSEDAPTLCVRYGELYTKFGTIIKEVYSRTNIDPKTLRFSKGGEILVPRVGEDPFAFSNCSYLPFPNIAIGEMISVYETEQDSIFYAYYFNTLSSQFAKVVEGQNVKNLYYVNLEPIKIGKPKSIEEQQKIAKCLSSLDEVINAETEKLKLLQDHKKGLLQQLFPQEGETQPKYRFPEYRNDGDWKETTLDAVADYKNGKAHEKEISKTGKYKVVNSKFISTEGEVVKFSDSVNLETKIGDILMVLSDIPNGKALSKCFYVDKNDTYTVNQRICKITSTNINSVFLFYQLNRNKYFLRFDDGNKQTNLRKDDVLNCPILKPTNPKEQDKIANTLTSASTLIEEQQEKIRRLQAHKKGLLQQLFPNLNDVAV; encoded by the coding sequence ATGAATAAAGAAGAACAAGTATTGCCAGAACTTCGTTTTCCTGAGTTTAACAAAGAGGGTAAATGGGAAATTACAACCATTGGTCAAATGGGTAGTTTTTATTACGGTAAAAGTGCGCCAAAGTGGTCTTTGTCAGAGGATGCGCCAACACTATGTGTTAGGTATGGAGAGCTTTATACTAAATTCGGCACAATAATTAAGGAAGTGTACTCTAGAACTAATATAGACCCCAAAACCTTAAGATTTAGCAAAGGGGGTGAAATTCTTGTCCCTCGAGTAGGAGAAGACCCATTTGCATTTTCAAATTGTTCATATTTACCTTTTCCAAACATTGCAATTGGAGAAATGATAAGCGTATATGAAACAGAACAAGATTCTATCTTTTATGCATATTATTTCAATACTTTAAGTAGTCAATTTGCTAAAGTGGTTGAAGGTCAAAATGTAAAAAATTTATATTATGTTAATCTTGAACCAATAAAAATTGGTAAGCCAAAATCAATAGAAGAACAACAAAAAATAGCTAAGTGTTTATCATCATTAGACGAAGTTATTAATGCCGAAACCGAAAAACTAAAGCTATTACAAGACCATAAAAAAGGTTTGTTACAACAATTATTCCCGCAAGAAGGAGAAACACAGCCTAAATACCGCTTTCCAGAGTATAGAAATGATGGTGATTGGAAAGAAACCACTTTAGATGCGGTTGCCGACTATAAAAATGGGAAAGCTCACGAAAAAGAGATTTCTAAAACAGGAAAATATAAAGTAGTCAACTCTAAATTCATTTCAACTGAAGGAGAAGTTGTGAAATTTAGTGATTCTGTAAACTTAGAAACCAAAATAGGGGATATTTTAATGGTACTAAGCGATATACCAAATGGTAAAGCATTGTCGAAATGTTTTTACGTGGATAAAAACGATACGTATACAGTAAATCAGCGAATATGTAAAATAACATCAACCAATATCAATAGTGTTTTTCTATTCTATCAACTTAATAGAAATAAATACTTTTTACGCTTTGATGATGGTAATAAACAGACAAACTTAAGAAAAGATGATGTGTTGAATTGTCCAATTTTAAAGCCTACAAACCCAAAAGAACAAGATAAGATTGCAAATACACTTACTTCCGCAAGTACATTAATAGAAGAACAACAAGAAAAAATAAGAAGACTGCAAGCTCATAAAAAAGGCTTGTTGCAACAATTATTTCCTAATTTAAATGACGTTGCGGTATGA
- a CDS encoding helix-turn-helix domain-containing protein: protein MEAIILSKNQYNELLKKIDEVKTSLDEKQKNPKDVFVDNQEFLQLMNISKRTAQTWRDEGVVSFSQIGSKIYYRMSDVEKLLEKNYNKAFKKVKR, encoded by the coding sequence ATGGAAGCAATTATTTTATCAAAAAACCAGTACAATGAACTTCTAAAGAAAATTGATGAAGTTAAAACATCATTAGACGAAAAACAGAAAAACCCTAAAGATGTTTTTGTAGACAATCAGGAGTTTTTACAACTAATGAATATCAGCAAACGCACCGCCCAAACTTGGAGGGATGAAGGTGTCGTATCATTTTCGCAAATAGGCTCAAAAATCTACTATCGTATGAGCGATGTAGAAAAATTACTCGAAAAAAACTACAACAAGGCATTTAAAAAAGTAAAAAGGTAA
- a CDS encoding zinc ribbon domain-containing protein codes for MAKKKEVTVEERLRALYDLQLIDSRIDEIRNVRGELPLEVRDLEDEVAGLNIRLEKLNASLEVIDNDIASKKNLIEEAKALIKKYSEQQKNVRNNREFNSLTKEVEFQELEIELAEKHIKEFKAQIEQKKEIIAETKERVKERENHLKHKKSELDAILAETEKEEQALIAKSEEYKKQIEERLVAAYTRIRKNVKNGLAVVPIERGASGGSFFTIPPQVQVEIASRKKVITDEHSGRILVDAALAEEQKTKMEKMLAKL; via the coding sequence ATGGCTAAAAAGAAAGAAGTAACTGTAGAAGAGCGCTTAAGAGCTTTATACGATTTACAACTCATCGACTCTCGTATAGATGAAATAAGAAATGTTCGTGGAGAACTTCCCTTAGAAGTTCGCGATTTAGAAGATGAAGTTGCTGGACTAAACATTAGGTTAGAAAAACTTAATGCAAGTTTAGAAGTTATCGATAACGACATCGCTTCAAAGAAAAACCTTATTGAAGAAGCTAAAGCCCTAATAAAAAAGTATAGCGAGCAACAAAAAAACGTTAGAAATAACAGAGAGTTCAATTCGCTGACCAAAGAAGTTGAATTTCAAGAATTGGAAATTGAATTGGCCGAAAAGCACATAAAAGAATTCAAGGCTCAAATAGAGCAGAAAAAAGAAATTATTGCCGAAACAAAAGAGCGTGTCAAAGAGCGTGAAAACCACTTAAAACACAAAAAAAGTGAGTTAGATGCTATTTTGGCAGAAACCGAAAAAGAAGAGCAAGCCTTAATTGCAAAATCCGAGGAATACAAAAAGCAAATCGAAGAACGTCTGGTTGCCGCTTACACCAGAATTCGTAAAAACGTAAAAAACGGTTTAGCGGTTGTACCTATTGAAAGAGGAGCCTCTGGCGGTTCTTTCTTTACCATTCCGCCACAAGTTCAGGTGGAAATTGCATCGCGCAAAAAAGTTATTACCGACGAGCACAGTGGCCGTATTTTAGTAGATGCTGCCTTGGCCGAAGAGCAAAAAACAAAAATGGAAAAAATGTTAGCAAAACTTTAA
- the msrA gene encoding peptide-methionine (S)-S-oxide reductase MsrA produces the protein MQHILPILAITLLISCQNTAQVNKKQEAVINAEPIEVPIKNGKARAYFASGCFWCVEAIYESVKGVDESISGYAGGHTKNPTYESSNTGRTGHAEAVEIIYDPKVVSFETLVDVYFASQNVTQVNGQGPDHGSQYRSIIFYQNKGQKQIILKKKAALAKQLNAKIAAEVYPFQKFWVAEDYHQNYEKLHPNHPYIKNVSIPRLNRFKAKFPKKLLKDSH, from the coding sequence ATGCAGCACATTCTCCCAATATTGGCAATCACCTTATTAATCAGTTGCCAAAACACAGCACAAGTCAACAAAAAACAAGAAGCCGTAATTAACGCAGAACCCATTGAAGTGCCCATTAAAAACGGAAAAGCACGCGCCTATTTCGCAAGTGGATGCTTTTGGTGTGTCGAAGCCATTTACGAAAGCGTGAAAGGCGTTGACGAATCTATTTCGGGATATGCTGGTGGCCATACAAAAAACCCAACTTACGAATCAAGTAACACCGGAAGAACCGGACACGCCGAAGCCGTCGAAATTATTTACGACCCCAAAGTGGTAAGTTTTGAAACCTTGGTTGATGTGTATTTTGCATCGCAAAACGTAACCCAAGTTAATGGTCAAGGTCCAGACCACGGCTCGCAATACCGCTCGATTATTTTTTATCAAAACAAGGGCCAAAAACAAATCATTTTAAAAAAGAAAGCGGCTTTAGCCAAACAGCTAAATGCCAAAATTGCCGCCGAAGTCTATCCGTTTCAAAAATTTTGGGTGGCCGAAGATTATCATCAAAATTACGAAAAGCTACACCCAAACCATCCGTATATTAAAAATGTATCTATTCCTAGATTAAATAGGTTTAAGGCTAAATTTCCTAAAAAACTACTAAAAGACAGTCATTAA
- a CDS encoding DUF6266 family protein, with product MGVISQGILGGVSGKVGNVVGASWKGIDYLRIKPSNVANPRTEGQVNQRNKFTVTLEYLQPNLGFIQKGFKAYAVQKTAFNAAMSYVLNNAITGSAPNFTVDYSLALLSRGSLSGALNPATDLATAGQVEFTWDDNSAEGNANATDKAMVLVYNPSKKESMYILDGADRTVGSQIITIPSTYAGDTVELFMAFISADGSTVSNSVYLGSGTAA from the coding sequence ATGGGAGTTATCTCGCAAGGAATCCTGGGCGGAGTATCAGGTAAAGTAGGAAACGTAGTTGGTGCATCTTGGAAAGGCATTGACTATCTAAGAATCAAGCCTTCTAATGTGGCGAATCCACGTACAGAAGGACAAGTTAATCAAAGAAACAAGTTTACAGTTACTTTGGAGTACCTTCAACCGAATTTAGGGTTTATCCAAAAAGGCTTTAAAGCTTATGCGGTACAAAAAACTGCATTTAATGCTGCAATGTCTTACGTGCTAAATAATGCTATTACAGGAAGTGCCCCAAACTTTACTGTTGACTATTCATTAGCTCTTTTAAGTAGAGGAAGTTTGTCTGGAGCATTAAACCCAGCGACAGATTTAGCAACAGCAGGGCAAGTAGAATTTACTTGGGATGATAACTCTGCTGAAGGTAATGCGAATGCAACAGATAAGGCAATGGTTTTAGTTTACAATCCAAGTAAAAAAGAATCGATGTATATTCTTGATGGTGCAGATAGAACAGTAGGTTCTCAGATCATTACAATTCCAAGTACCTATGCAGGAGATACAGTAGAGCTATTTATGGCGTTTATTTCTGCTGATGGTAGTACAGTATCAAATAGTGTGTATTTAGGCTCTGGTACGGCAGCTTAA
- a CDS encoding DUF6943 family protein, which translates to MSSFELKTHQIGRAYSQPHFFILNKGVNSGKPLSNPCPNCFVVTTVTEEAKNTLFHLSMMLQIGGFYAYYLKGSVIPFISVDDCRNTLKKGLKSTSNINEQMQKHIKAVEVISKKEKELQSVIDKMAVLKVAYIRNCFKLMQNEEV; encoded by the coding sequence ATGTCAAGTTTTGAACTAAAAACACACCAAATCGGAAGAGCCTACTCGCAACCTCATTTTTTTATCCTAAACAAAGGAGTTAACAGCGGTAAACCACTCTCAAATCCTTGTCCTAACTGTTTTGTAGTAACAACCGTAACCGAAGAAGCAAAAAACACATTGTTTCACTTGTCGATGATGTTGCAAATTGGCGGTTTTTACGCTTATTATTTAAAAGGTAGTGTTATTCCGTTTATTTCCGTAGATGATTGCAGAAACACGCTTAAAAAAGGGTTAAAATCTACTTCAAATATTAATGAACAGATGCAAAAGCATATTAAAGCGGTTGAGGTTATCAGTAAAAAGGAAAAGGAGTTACAAAGTGTCATTGATAAAATGGCAGTTTTAAAGGTGGCATATATCCGTAATTGTTTCAAACTAATGCAAAATGAAGAAGTGTAA
- a CDS encoding helix-turn-helix transcriptional regulator codes for MEFPKNNILDNWLEANQNTEIDRFIERNLAITEKVCAVLKERGIKKKQFAEMLGKSPSEVSKWLSGLHNLTLKSITKMEEVLDINLINIEPIKEIEYVYLGSIPGGGMEDAINDYEETNYSAAS; via the coding sequence ATGGAATTTCCAAAAAACAACATATTAGACAATTGGTTAGAAGCTAATCAAAATACTGAAATAGACAGATTCATTGAAAGAAACTTGGCTATAACAGAAAAGGTATGCGCTGTTTTAAAAGAACGTGGTATCAAGAAAAAGCAATTTGCAGAAATGTTAGGTAAATCGCCTTCTGAAGTATCAAAATGGTTATCTGGTTTGCATAATCTCACCCTAAAGAGTATTACAAAAATGGAAGAGGTTTTAGATATTAATCTAATTAATATTGAACCTATAAAAGAAATTGAATACGTTTATTTAGGTTCTATTCCAGGTGGTGGTATGGAAGATGCTATCAATGATTATGAAGAAACAAACTATAGTGCAGCAAGTTAA
- a CDS encoding type I restriction endonuclease subunit R: MTKEQQIENELISRLSDLKYTYRPDIRDKNTLEQNFREKFEKLNRVNLTDSEFKKLREEIVNPDVFKASNYLRNTNTFSREDGTPLHYTLVNIKDWCKNDFEVINQLRINTDNSNHRYDVILLINGVPVVQIELKTLQISPNRAMQQIVEYKTDPGNGYTNSLMCFMQLFIVSNKTRTFYFANNNNQHFAFNADEQFLPVYELASEDNKKISHLDDFTDKFLSKCTLGQMISRYMVLVASEQKMLVMRPYQIYAVKAIVDCIDQNRGNGYIWHTTGSGKTLTSFKASTLLKENPNIEKCLFVVDRKDLDRQTREEFNKFQEGSVEENTNTETLVRRMLSTDYADKVIVTTIQKLGLALNQNSKRNVKQREDNKETYYDRLAPLRDKRVVFIFDECHRSQFGDNHDAIKEFFPKAQLFGFTGTPIFEDNATYKTIEGNEASYKTTTDVFQQELHSYTITHAIEDKNVLRFHIDYFKPDGVVNIGSDIHKLAVANAVINKHDKATNDRRFNSILATASINDAIQYYTIFKELQAQLITENEDYKPLNIACVFSPPAEGNKDIKQLQEDLEQEKKDNEVEPNKKKEALTEIISDYNQQYGTNHTITEFDLYYQDVQQRIKDQKYSNKDYPHQNKIDVMIVVDMLLTGFDSKYLNTLYVDKNLKYHGLIQAFSRTNRVINDTKPYGNILDFRHQEESVDKAMVLFSGEKVDNPKEIWLVDAAPKVIEKYEKAVQNLNEFMQSKGLDCTPSEVSNLRGDEARAEFINTFKEVQRLKTQLDQYTDLEEQQTEAIEALLPIDDLRSFKSVYLDTAKRLKSQQDKGGDNIPPEVEQLDFEFVLFSSAVIDYDYIIGLIAKYTQDKPSKQKMTRHQLINLLSSSANLIEERDDIIEYINTLEVGNGLTEKDIRQGYQKFKDEKAEKELRTIAEKHGITTDSLKAFIAEIMNRMLFDGEKLTDLLAPLELGWKERRIKELALMEDLVPLLNKLAQGREIAGLNAYE, from the coding sequence ATGACCAAGGAGCAACAAATAGAAAATGAATTAATTAGTCGATTAAGCGATTTAAAATACACTTATCGTCCTGATATTCGTGATAAAAATACATTAGAACAAAACTTCAGAGAAAAGTTTGAAAAGTTAAATAGAGTAAATTTAACAGATTCCGAATTTAAAAAACTTAGAGAAGAAATAGTAAACCCTGATGTTTTCAAGGCTTCAAACTATTTAAGAAATACCAACACATTTTCAAGGGAAGATGGTACACCATTACACTATACGCTTGTAAATATTAAAGATTGGTGCAAAAATGACTTTGAAGTTATTAATCAACTCAGAATAAACACAGATAACAGTAACCACCGTTACGATGTTATTTTATTAATCAATGGTGTTCCTGTTGTTCAAATAGAATTAAAAACCTTGCAGATTAGTCCTAATCGTGCAATGCAACAAATAGTTGAATACAAAACAGATCCTGGCAATGGTTACACCAATTCATTAATGTGTTTTATGCAATTGTTTATTGTGAGCAACAAAACAAGAACGTTTTATTTTGCTAATAATAACAATCAACATTTTGCTTTTAATGCAGATGAACAATTTTTACCTGTTTATGAATTAGCGAGTGAAGACAATAAAAAAATAAGTCATTTAGACGATTTTACAGATAAGTTTTTATCAAAGTGTACCCTTGGTCAAATGATAAGCCGTTATATGGTATTAGTTGCTAGTGAACAAAAAATGCTAGTAATGCGACCTTATCAAATCTATGCGGTTAAAGCAATTGTAGATTGTATAGACCAAAATAGAGGAAATGGCTATATATGGCATACTACAGGTAGTGGTAAAACATTAACATCCTTTAAAGCATCTACACTTTTAAAAGAAAACCCAAATATCGAAAAATGTTTATTTGTAGTTGATAGAAAAGATTTAGATAGACAAACACGCGAAGAATTTAATAAGTTCCAAGAAGGCAGTGTTGAAGAAAATACGAATACCGAAACTTTGGTACGTCGTATGTTATCAACCGATTATGCCGATAAAGTAATTGTAACTACTATTCAAAAATTAGGTTTAGCACTCAATCAAAATAGTAAGCGAAACGTAAAGCAAAGAGAAGATAATAAAGAAACCTATTACGATAGATTAGCACCGTTAAGAGATAAAAGAGTAGTCTTTATTTTTGATGAGTGTCACCGCTCACAATTTGGCGACAATCACGATGCAATAAAAGAGTTCTTTCCAAAAGCACAATTATTTGGCTTTACGGGAACACCAATTTTTGAAGACAACGCTACTTATAAAACTATTGAAGGTAACGAAGCATCTTATAAAACAACTACAGATGTATTTCAACAAGAATTACATTCTTACACCATCACGCACGCTATAGAAGATAAAAATGTATTACGTTTTCATATCGATTATTTTAAACCGGATGGCGTTGTAAATATTGGTAGCGATATACATAAATTAGCAGTAGCTAATGCAGTAATCAATAAACACGATAAGGCTACAAACGATAGAAGATTCAATAGTATTTTAGCTACAGCTTCAATTAACGATGCAATTCAATATTATACTATTTTTAAAGAATTACAGGCTCAATTAATTACAGAAAACGAAGACTATAAACCTTTAAATATTGCTTGTGTATTCTCGCCACCTGCCGAGGGCAATAAAGATATTAAACAGTTACAAGAAGATTTAGAGCAAGAAAAGAAAGATAATGAGGTAGAACCGAATAAAAAGAAAGAAGCCTTAACAGAAATCATTTCAGATTATAACCAACAATATGGTACAAATCATACGATAACAGAGTTCGATTTATATTATCAAGATGTGCAACAGCGCATAAAAGACCAAAAGTACTCTAACAAAGACTATCCGCATCAAAACAAAATTGATGTTATGATAGTGGTAGATATGCTCTTAACAGGTTTCGATTCTAAATACCTAAATACGTTGTATGTAGATAAAAACTTAAAATATCACGGTTTAATACAAGCCTTTTCACGTACAAACAGGGTAATTAACGATACCAAACCTTACGGTAATATTTTAGACTTTAGACACCAAGAAGAAAGCGTTGATAAAGCAATGGTATTATTTTCTGGCGAAAAGGTAGACAACCCTAAAGAAATCTGGTTAGTTGATGCAGCACCAAAAGTTATTGAAAAGTACGAAAAGGCAGTACAGAACTTAAACGAGTTTATGCAATCAAAAGGTTTAGACTGTACACCTTCAGAAGTTAGTAATTTACGTGGTGATGAAGCACGTGCAGAGTTTATCAACACCTTTAAAGAAGTACAACGCTTAAAAACACAATTAGACCAATATACAGACCTTGAAGAACAGCAAACAGAAGCTATAGAGGCATTATTGCCTATTGATGATTTACGTTCCTTTAAATCGGTGTATCTAGATACGGCTAAACGCTTAAAATCACAACAAGACAAAGGCGGTGACAATATACCACCAGAAGTTGAACAATTAGATTTTGAGTTCGTACTATTTTCTTCTGCGGTCATTGACTACGATTATATCATTGGTTTAATTGCTAAATACACGCAAGACAAACCATCTAAACAAAAAATGACACGTCATCAGTTAATTAATCTATTAAGCTCTAGTGCCAACTTAATAGAAGAACGTGACGACATTATAGAATACATTAACACGTTAGAAGTAGGGAACGGTTTAACCGAAAAAGACATAAGACAAGGGTATCAAAAATTCAAAGACGAAAAAGCAGAAAAAGAACTACGTACAATTGCTGAAAAGCACGGTATTACAACCGATAGCCTAAAAGCCTTTATTGCCGAAATTATGAACCGTATGCTCTTTGATGGCGAAAAGTTAACCGACTTATTAGCACCATTAGAATTAGGGTGGAAAGAGCGAAGAATTAAAGAATTAGCACTAATGGAAGACCTAGTGCCATTATTAAACAAATTAGCCCAAGGGCGTGAAATAGCAGGTTTAAACGCTTATGAATAA